In a single window of the Cygnus olor isolate bCygOlo1 chromosome 5, bCygOlo1.pri.v2, whole genome shotgun sequence genome:
- the GTF2A1 gene encoding transcription initiation factor IIA subunit 1 isoform X2, whose translation MELKTLWENKLMQSKAVDGFHSEEQQLLLQVQQQQQQQQQQQHHHHHHHTQPQPQQTVQQQSQPQQVLIPTSQQAPQQQVIVPDSKLIPHMNTSGMSAAATAATLALPAGVTPVQQILTNSGQILQVVRTANGAQYIIQPQQPVVLQQQVIPQMQPGGVQAPVIQQVLAPIPGGISQQTGVIIQPQQILFTGNKTQVIPTTVAAPTPAQAQIPAAGQQQPQQQQAQPQAPLVLQVDGAGDTSSEEEEDEEEDYDDDEEEDKEKDGGEDGQVEEEPLNSEDDVSDEEGQELFDTENVVVCQYDKIHRSKNKWKFHLKDGIMNLNGRDYVFSKAIGDAEW comes from the exons ATGGAACTCAAAACA CTGTGGGAGAACAAGCTGATGCAGTCCAAGGCTGTAGATGGCTTCCattcagaagagcagcagcttttgttGCAggtgcaacagcagcagcagcaacagcagcaacaacagcatcaccaccaccatcatcaCACACAACCTCAGCCACAGCAGACTGTGCAGCAGCAGTCTCAGCCACAACAGGTTCTTATTCCAACGTCTCAGCAAG caCCTCAGCAGCAAGTTATTGTGCCAGATTCCAAGCTGATACCACACATGAATACATCCGGCATG agTGCCGCAGCCACTGCAGCTACGTTGGCTCTCCCTGCTGGCGTTACTCCTGTTCAGCAGATACTTACAAATTCAG GCCAGATCCTCCAAGTAGTTAGGACTGCAAATGGAGCTCAGTACATCATTCAGCCACAGCAGCCAGTTGTTCTACAGCAGCAGGTCATACCACAAATGCAACCTGGTGGTGTACAAGCACCGGTTATACagcag GTTTTGGCTCCTATCCCTGGAGGGATTTCCCAGCAGACAGGAGTAATTATTCAGCCTCAGCAGATCCTgtttacaggaaataaaacacaagtcATACCTACAACAGTGGCAGCCCCTACACCAGCTCAAGCACAGATTCCTGCAGCTGGTCAGCAGCAACCACAACAGCAACAGGCACAACCACAAGCACCACTTGTTCTTCAAGTTGATGGAGCAGGAGACACATcatctgaagaagaagaagatgaggaagaagactatgatgatgatgaagaggaggacaaagaaaaagatggaggTGAAGATGGCCAGGTTGAAGAG GAGCCTCTTAACAGTGAAGATGATGTGAGTGATGAGGAAGGACAAGAACTGTTCGATACAGAAAATGTTGTTGTGTGCCAGTATGATAag ATCCatagaagtaaaaacaaatggaaatttcaTCTCAAAGATGGCATCATGAATCTTAATGGAAGAGATTATGTATTTTCCAAAGCCATTGGGGATGCAGAATGgtga
- the GTF2A1 gene encoding transcription initiation factor IIA subunit 1 isoform X1, whose amino-acid sequence MASSTNTNPVPKLYRSVIEDVINDVREVFLDEGVDEQVLMELKTLWENKLMQSKAVDGFHSEEQQLLLQVQQQQQQQQQQQHHHHHHHTQPQPQQTVQQQSQPQQVLIPTSQQAPQQQVIVPDSKLIPHMNTSGMSAAATAATLALPAGVTPVQQILTNSGQILQVVRTANGAQYIIQPQQPVVLQQQVIPQMQPGGVQAPVIQQVLAPIPGGISQQTGVIIQPQQILFTGNKTQVIPTTVAAPTPAQAQIPAAGQQQPQQQQAQPQAPLVLQVDGAGDTSSEEEEDEEEDYDDDEEEDKEKDGGEDGQVEEEPLNSEDDVSDEEGQELFDTENVVVCQYDKIHRSKNKWKFHLKDGIMNLNGRDYVFSKAIGDAEW is encoded by the exons ATGGCGAGCTCGACTAACACAAACCCCGTG cctaaaTTGTACAGGTCTGTAATTGAAGATGTCATTAATGATGTCAGAGAAGTTTTTCTGGATGAAGGAGTGGATGAACAAGTTCTTATGGAACTCAAAACA CTGTGGGAGAACAAGCTGATGCAGTCCAAGGCTGTAGATGGCTTCCattcagaagagcagcagcttttgttGCAggtgcaacagcagcagcagcaacagcagcaacaacagcatcaccaccaccatcatcaCACACAACCTCAGCCACAGCAGACTGTGCAGCAGCAGTCTCAGCCACAACAGGTTCTTATTCCAACGTCTCAGCAAG caCCTCAGCAGCAAGTTATTGTGCCAGATTCCAAGCTGATACCACACATGAATACATCCGGCATG agTGCCGCAGCCACTGCAGCTACGTTGGCTCTCCCTGCTGGCGTTACTCCTGTTCAGCAGATACTTACAAATTCAG GCCAGATCCTCCAAGTAGTTAGGACTGCAAATGGAGCTCAGTACATCATTCAGCCACAGCAGCCAGTTGTTCTACAGCAGCAGGTCATACCACAAATGCAACCTGGTGGTGTACAAGCACCGGTTATACagcag GTTTTGGCTCCTATCCCTGGAGGGATTTCCCAGCAGACAGGAGTAATTATTCAGCCTCAGCAGATCCTgtttacaggaaataaaacacaagtcATACCTACAACAGTGGCAGCCCCTACACCAGCTCAAGCACAGATTCCTGCAGCTGGTCAGCAGCAACCACAACAGCAACAGGCACAACCACAAGCACCACTTGTTCTTCAAGTTGATGGAGCAGGAGACACATcatctgaagaagaagaagatgaggaagaagactatgatgatgatgaagaggaggacaaagaaaaagatggaggTGAAGATGGCCAGGTTGAAGAG GAGCCTCTTAACAGTGAAGATGATGTGAGTGATGAGGAAGGACAAGAACTGTTCGATACAGAAAATGTTGTTGTGTGCCAGTATGATAag ATCCatagaagtaaaaacaaatggaaatttcaTCTCAAAGATGGCATCATGAATCTTAATGGAAGAGATTATGTATTTTCCAAAGCCATTGGGGATGCAGAATGgtga